Part of the Sebastes umbrosus isolate fSebUmb1 chromosome 3, fSebUmb1.pri, whole genome shotgun sequence genome is shown below.
TCTTTCCTTTTTCTTGAACCTCAAAGTAAAATCTGCCTGAAGAGAAACTCTGCTTTCCTAAAACACAAGCACAACCAGAAAATCTCTCTGGGTTGTTTGGGAGATTCTTCCACACATCATTATCATTCACTTGTTTCCCatcatcagacaggatgagacaGGGATGAGCTGTATCAGGATCAAGAGTCACATCCACTGCATACTGCTGGACCCTCTTTAGTTCAGCCTCAGCGACCAGCTTCTTCATCTCTTTACTGAGTGTCTCCTCCAGCTGAGCCACAGCTTTCACCACAGTCCCCTTATATGATGATGTATGGACGCTGACCTCTGTCCAGTCCTTGGTGGGTGGAGCAGCTTTCAGGGACTGGACACTCTGGAGAAGATGGAGTTGGTCTTTAGAGCGTGAGAGCTGCTCCACTTCAGTCCTTCTCTTCGTCAGCTCAGAGATTTCCTGTTCCAGCTCTTTGATGAAAGCTTCggcctgtttttctgttgttttctgcttctctttgatcGAGTCGATGAGATTGGCCTGACCTCTCTCAACAGACTCCTTCAGagcagtgaagacctgaacaccttctgctatctctctgtctgcatcttccTCACTGAGGTCAACTGAGTGTTTGATCTCCTGAATCTTCAGTCGTCTCTTCTGGATCATCTGCTGGatttcagcctctgtcttcCCCAGCTCGGCCTTCTTTCCTTCATATTCTTCTTTCAGAGGAACAACATCATGCATCTTGTGGTCTAGAACAAGGCAGAGCATGCAGACACATGTCTGGTCGGTCTTACAGAACAGCTCCAGAGGTTTATCGTGCTTCGTACACATCCTGTCTTCCAGGTTCTCCACAGGGTCGATCAGCTGATGTCTTTTCAGACGTGAAGCTGTCAGATGAGGCTCCAGGTGAGTCTCACAGtaggaggccagacacaccaggcaggacttcagggccCTCAGTTTGGTTCCTGTGCAGACATCACAGGGAACTTCTCCTGGTTTTGACAATtgttgctctgagctgctgctggttttctgttgagctgactgtctgaactgaacaACCATCTCAGAGAACAAAGTGTTGATATGCAGCTCAGGTCTTGTGTTGAAAACCTTTTTACACATCGGACACAGGTACCTGTCACTAGTATTCCAGTGTTCATTGATGCAGTTTTTGCAGAAGTTGTGTCCACATGGTATACTGACTGGATGAGTaaacacatccagacagatggagcacagAAACTGATCTTCAAATCGCAGATAGTTTGCAGCAGCcatatctacacacacagtgaaagaaaacaaacaactgtTATTACTGTTCTTTTAAGTATAACATATGATATTAGGTAAAGTAATTTTGAATTATATATCCTGTGTTTTGACTTGCAATGAGCCGCAAGCAACCAAAACTATTTAAGCCGTGTTGACAAGGTCAAGCTTGCTGCTCTTGCAAAATGGCACCTAATATATCCATAACATGTTGTGTAGACCAATTTGTATTGAAGAATAACACTGTTAACAAAGCTCTGCTTACTTGATGACAAACACATTGTATTTCCTCTAtagctgcttcacattaaaagcctcctGCTGGTTCTCTGGTGGAAAGCTTTTAACATGAAACAGCAAGAGGAAATAGAGGAAGCAGTATGTAGGAAGCGATCAGTAAACAGTAATAATAGCAGGAAAGTAGGAGTGAATCTAAACTCCAAACCACCAAGACTCAGTTAAAAGTTACTAAAGTCCTGAGAACTGACACAGAGAGACTGTTTAAAGCTGTTAAAGTGGGCTACTGTTTAGTGGACGTGAAGACAAACAGCCATAGTTCagtatgaaatgaaaagagTGGAGCTTCCTGCCTGAGTAGAGCTGAAGTTTTGTTTTAATCCTGGTTGTTGAAAGTGTAAATATTATCAGCTGTACTCACCAGTGATTGGCAGAGActctgctgtgttgttgagaAACACCTGATGAACTCAGTTTGAATTTTCTTTTAGAGAGAAACGGAGACTTGCATGGCTGCCACTCTGACAAACTTCACTCTCGTTTCTGCAGTGTGACGTTGAAGCTCTCGTTTTTCTAGTGTTGCTCCGCCTCTTACTGCAGCTCTGTTGGtttgtttcctccctctgtttTACACGGTTATTGGGAAATACCAGGTTCTCTCTGGTTAATATGGTGCAAAAGTGGTGATATACCTAACAGGTAGGAGGAGTAAGGCATGTTAAAAGGTGTTTCTTATCTTTATTATGTTGAAACTTTAAGGTGCCTCAGATTTACTTTAACCAGAagagtttagtttatttgacacaaGAGAGACGTCACACATATCTGTAACATGTCAATAACACAATAAGACTTATTTCCATCATGGTCATTGATATCAAGGCAACATACTGACatcaaatcaaacaacaaatacaatCTGTATCATCAACAAGAAAATCAGAACatcaggaaataaaaatatatatacatacaatttaactataggccttttcagacatggaatATGTAACATTGTGAGTTAAAAATATCATGATAGCAAAGAAGAAGAGTGTTTTTTCTCATTGCATCACTCATGGATTTTGAAGCTGGAATTAAAACAATCACAGTCATTATGACAtattgagtgtagattgatgaggggAAAAAGTGAATGTAAATAATCATCTACTTATATGATCAACTTGACccagacagacgtgatcactgtTAGCGGTTTGTGGGTAGCCGACtgaaccagagttggtgattgttggaaagactaacaaagacggttttgatgagttttattttgtttgtgtcgaCTTTgactgaagtgtgttttacgatgctccgccgcTAGAACAGTTGATTCTCCCAGTTGAAACTACAGCAGCGGagggccacacacacaaacatacacctaatgtaggcctatagctacatgttgcaaaatgacttttACTCTACCAGGAAAcattcatcacttgacatgactgtctgtctgagtcattccattcaaccataaaatatgcaggttgtgcaacgaactggcaaccatTAAATTCAAGTGAAAGCAATGGAACGGAGGAGGGAAactgtgacatctagtggctgaatgttatcaatgttttcaatagcacctttaacattattaaaaggaaaaacagcaaatcttcAACTctgtgaagctggaaccatgaaatgtttttacatgaaatatgACTTAAACCATCAAAATAATGAAtccattaattttctgttgctcTACTAATTAACTAATCGTTCAGTTTTTTACTTGTATAAAGTGTTGGGTAGTATAATCTAGaacaaaaaatcatattttataaactttttgtatgttttgtcatagtcaagtcagcacactgacacactgacagctgttgttgcctgttgggtttgagtttgccatgttatgattttagcatatatttctcatgctaaatgcagtacctgtgagggtttctggacaatatctgtcattgttttgtgttgttaattgatttccaataataaatatatacatatatttgcataaagcagcatatttgctcactctcatgttgataagagtattaaatgattgacaaatctccctttaagatacattttgaacagataagaaaatgTATGATTCATTAGCTATtcattgcgattaaatattttaatcgattgacagccctgttgccatggtgaatcgtagtatcagagctccattgatgatggctttttatgttcaggttcaacctactcagagttgattgaactgactctgatcagctgttctgaAAGCAAAAACTCAGAGTTTCCCTCCTCAGGATTAGTCAACTCAGAGTTCAGGCTTAGGCTTAGAGTTTGTTAAACCTGCTTTCTGAAGCGAGGCCGTGTTCtccacacagaaacaacaacaagttTAAAATCACACAGTatcaataaaacaagaaaaggtAAAACAAGCCAGTTTGTTCTCTGCTTTCTGTCCTGCAGCGTATTGTGAGTGCACAGAGTCTGAGCGAGGACGATATAGAATGAGAGGATCGAGAGGAAACACCCGCCAccttccccctcctcttcctcatgtgGACCCCTCCTTCCATGACGACCTGCTAACGCCTCGGCCTCCATCACTCCGGCTGACGTCCATCACTTCCCATCAAGGCGTCCTAAAGGGAATTAGTTTTTTATTCCTGGTTTATCCATGACagtagtgtttgttttttttacttaaattacCCGTTTTGGGGTATAAAGAGTATCTGGATCATAATGGCCAGAGAATTACAAGAGCCCGTCCCCGCTCCACCATCATTAGGTATGTTCTCATTAACTGGACTGGGTGTTAACATGAATCCGTTCCTTCCCTCAGGGTGGTGTAGCACGCATCCTGACAGCATCATGTACCAGGTTTACACTGTCTGACAACCATCTTCATGGTTATTATGATATCAGTCGTAGAAAGTGACACAAACAGGAATCTTCTCTCTGCTCGGATGCTTCACaaagtatttattgttttatgttatcaGTCGTCTTTCTGTTCAGTCTCAactaaacactttttaaaaagtgatttttgttcattttaagagGACGATCCTCTTTaggaaagacaaaataaaaaatgtgaacaaactATGAAGTTGTCTTGTGAGTTTATTTGATTAGGTCAACATCCTGAGCTTTCGTGCTTGTCGCTGTGCACGGGTCAACGCTCGCAATCTAGTGaccaaacattattaaaataagcaTCCTACAACagtttgtgtgactttgtgcCCAGCAGCTCTTCATTTCTGTACCTGTGATTTTAGAGACCAAAGAGATGTAACCCACCTGATGAATAAGTATACACTGGACTAGTATAACCTAGATTGGTAGAGAGGAATAATGAACAGGAATCGGACACCACAATGAGTAAGCAGAACACAGAATTAAGTTTAAAGGAAAATGATTGTATTGACACAGAATAAATTCACAATTACTGCCGGCATTCAGTTTTGTTCAGTTTGAAATGTATATTGAACTGGGTGcaccctaaaaaaataaaagtaatccccaaaataaaatgttcagatCCAATTGTCTTTTGAGGTCCTTCCTCACAGTCCTACCACACTGACAGCAAGGCAGATGAAAGTTGAAAGCGCTCCTCAATCCAAGTGCTCAGCACGGGTAGCTCGCCATCCCCCTCGTCAGGGAGAGATTCCAATCCAAATCCGGAGTTCAAGGGTATCCAGAAAACCTAGCCTGTGTAAAATAACACGGCTTATATAGCAATATATGCAAATCTATCCAAGCTCTTAACTGTACAGTTTAATTTTATCAAtatcaacatataatataaCTGTTCAATGCTTAACCCATAAATGTAGGATAACTGTTGCATCACAATATTAACTTGCATCATAATATTAACACATGAAATATGTCAACCTCACTATTATTATAAACCACTCAATAGTAAAGTGTAAACAACACTATTAAATGACTATTTAATAATTGTGAACCCATTTGAGTTGTAGATTATTATGCAAACAACCTAcagtttaaacattaaatactcACTATATGTGAATATTGTGAGTAAGGCAATGTGAATACTTTCCCTGTCACAACACTGACACCTTGCGTTGATGCACACAAGCAGCACAGGGATGAACAGAATCAAGCTAATCTCATAACCCATGAAATTCAGCTAAATAAtccctctctgtccacacaatgtaaataacacacacatattacacataCATATTTCTTTCTGCCTCTATcaccaaagaaatacaaaatataattttagaaTACAACTCAGTGGCAAAATATTTCGCTATGCCAGCTCACAGAGCATTTGATTAGTGTTGCCATGTCGCTGTGCTCTTCATTTCTGTACCTGTAATTTTAGAGACCAAAGAGACGTCCCAGAAACTACAGTAAAGATCTTCTCCTCCACAGAGATTCATCCACAGCAGGTCAAGActaaacttcctgtttcactaCTGCGTCACTTTTTCTTTATCATTTCTTCAAAGAAATAACTGCGTTATGACTCAAATTGTTTTCGTCGCTGGTCAGTCCTGCTTTGCCTGGAATCCCACAATGCTTTGCGATACACTGGTGTCCCAAAGAAAACAGCATTAAtggaacagttcaacattttaggaaatatgtttattcgctttcttgccgagtgttagacgagaagatcaaTAACACTCACgtctgtatgttaaatatgaagctacagccaggatgtggttagcctagcttagcataaacactggaagcagggggaaactgctagcctggctctgtctaaagtttaaaaacacacctgtcaacacctctaaagctcacttattAACATATTGTGTGTAGATTGTTTAATGTGtatacaaacagaaatgtaaaaactacACTTTGTGGTTTTAGTTGTATGTTAGAAGTGAAAGGACGAAGAGTCTGAACTCACCACAGTTCTGATCTGATCCATTTGTCTCTGGAAGTGATTCTTCGTATGTTTTACGGAGATGAATCTCAGTGAAAGAGCTCCAACACATCACTACTGTCTGTGTCTccgttttaatttgatttatgatGTGCATTCAGAAACTACACAGATTTACAAGTTTTGCTGGAAAATTAGATTTGCATTCAGCAAAGAACTACCATTGTACAACGAATTCTGACAAAATTAAAgaacgtatttattttaacacaataaCGGGAACACCAGACAATATAATCTGATACAACAAGTAAAAAGTTATATGTTTGGATCCACCATCTCTCCTCAGTCAGTTTTATTCTTCTGCTTCTCCTTCTTCACCGACCTCTTCACCTGCCCTCCAGTTTGGTGGCGTTCAGTTCCAACGCCAGCTGCACTGAGTCAGCGCTCTGCGACAGGAAGACAAACCGGTACAATACCACAAACTCTCACATAAAACCTGGTATATAAATAACAGCCATGTGAAGCACTAACACATGCCAGGTGGAAAATATTCTGAAGACATTAATTAGTTATTCATCATTATGCTCTCCATCACTGTAGGATAAAAAACGTGGATTACAGGAAacacaatgtatttttcatgaaatacaACTTATGTGTAAACCAGGCTTTTCTGTTTAGTGTTTGGTGCTCAAGTCATTGCTTACTCAGGCTTTGTGTTCAACAactagtttatttacagtttttatttaacaatcACATATTTACAGATTTCTTTGACTCAATAGCCATCTTACCAGtattcacaaaacaaataaaaagggaCCAGTAATTAATTATACcacatttcacacaaaataGAAAATTCTATTAGCATCTATTCTCTTAATTAATTTTCACCATTAACTTTTTATGCCCACTATAATTAAATGACATCCTGTATTCTGTAGACACTATAGGGATGTAATAGGCCTTACTTACCTTAACTTTGTTTTGGTAgcatttcattttacaggtctgcaaaatTCATGGTAATtcggtgataattagcaagtaacctatttgaaatttctttgaaattaTTGTTACATAGAAATGTATcgaaaaattattttaatataaacatttatttaataaacatttatatttaataattatatggtaaagagcatataatggttaaaatagggcccttaggcttgagaagcggctgtgtgctgctcttcattAGAGGTGGTGAACccaaactaatagaagacacttctgatcagacacaaatctcaccatcatgtgacttattgtctacacaaatttAACCTgatagctaatgtcatgattcagggagtttttaaagaaattttaaataaattatttgctaattattatctatttatcagcagacatggaaataaagcgaatcaattaactttgtattcttttcctggaaatgtattaaataaattaccggCTATTCGGAAATAGCGGAatacaattattaaataatgtttataataaagtaattttttatacattttgaggtaaatattggggtaatttggcagtaattccaaagaaatttctaataggttacttgctaattatcaccttattaccatgaaatttgcagacctttaaaGTGAAGTGTtgccctttttaaaaaaaaaagattattggGGCACTTTCACCTTTATTTGAGGACAGTGTTAAAATGGGGGGGCGGAGAGGTACCAAGGTCTGAATCAAACCCGGTAAATGGAGGTTATACAGTATTGTATACGCTGTAACCACTCGGCTAACAAGGTTTAACAGGGTTTTAAATAGATATTCTCCACATAACGAGGGTCATGATGCAGGGTTGAAGACATGAATGCGTCAAAGCAATGTGTTGGCTATGTAGAAAACAAGATGTAAACTCTAATGTGTTGtcattaatgtgtacatgttcccttgaatgaaaaaaaaatcaatacatgaaATAAGATAAGTTATTAATTTACTCCAACAGGAGAGATGATCAGAGGGGCAGAGTTTTTACCACCATTATGAAGATAAGGACTGAAGTATGggaagagtttctcagtgaagcagcagccagtaaaggagtagataagagctgcagcatcTACGTCATAAAAGGAGACCAAACCCTCCTCATAATCCACAAACACCCCCACCTTCTGAGGCCGAGACTTcagagacagactgactgaaggAACATCAAGAGCTTCATACTCATTTCCATTTCTCAAAAATATAGTCCAGTAACCGTCCTCAGGGGTCAGTGAGATGTCTCCCTTCCTGTTGATCGACTCTCTGGCCACTCCTAAGTCCCATTTAGTCTTTCCTTTAACTTGAACCTCAAAGTAAAATCTGCCTGAAGAAAAACTCTGCTTTCCTAAAACACAAGCACAATCAGAAAATCTTTCTGGGTTGTCTGGGAGATTCTTCCTCACATCACCATGATTCACTTGTTTCCCATCATAAGACAGGATGAGTTTAGGATGAGCTGTATGAGGATCAAGAGTCACATCTACTGCATACTGCTGGACCCTCTTCAGCTCTGACTCAGCGACCAGCTTCTTCATCTCTTTACTGAGTGTCTCCTCCAGCTGAGCCACAGCTTTCACCACAGTCCCCTCATATGATGGACGGACGCTGACCTCTGTCCAGTCCTTGGTGGGTGGAGCAGCTTTCAGGGACTGGACACTctggagaagatggagatggtCTTCAGAGCGTGAGAGCTGCTCCACTTCAGTCCTTCTCTTCGTCAGCTCAGAGATTTCCTGTTCCAGCTCTTTGATGAAAGCTTCggcctgtttttctgttgttttctgcttctctttgatcGTGTCGATGAGATAGGCCTGGCCTCTCTCAACAGACTCCTTCAGAGCAGTAAAGACCTGAACACcttctgctatctctctgtctgcatttTCCTCACTGAGGTCAACTGAGTGTTTGATCTCCTGAATCTTCAGTCGTCTCTTCTGGATCATCTGCTGGatttcagcctctgtcttcCCCAGCTCGGCCGTCTTTCCTTCATATTCTTCTTTCAGAGGAACGACATCATGCATCTTGTGGTCTAAAACATGACAGAGCATGCAGACACATGTCTGGTCGGTCTTACAGAACAGCTCCAGAGGTTTATCGTGCTTCATACACATCCTGCCTTCCAGGTTCTCCACAGGGTCGATCAGCTGATGTCTTTTCAGCCCTGACATTGTCAGATGAGGCTCCAGGTGAGTCTCACAGta
Proteins encoded:
- the LOC119485932 gene encoding E3 ubiquitin-protein ligase TRIM39-like, with protein sequence MAAANYLRFEDQFLCSICLDVFTHPVSIPCGHNFCKNCINEHWNTSDRYLCPMCKKVFNTRPELHINTLFSEMVVQFRQSAQQKTSSSSEQQLSKPGEVPCDVCTGTKLRALKSCLVCLASYCETHLEPHLTASRLKRHQLIDPVENLEDRMCTKHDKPLELFCKTDQTCVCMLCLVLDHKMHDVVPLKEEYEGKKAELGKTEAEIQQMIQKRRLKIQEIKHSVDLSEEDADREIAEGVQVFTALKESVERGQANLIDSIKEKQKTTEKQAEAFIKELEQEISELTKRRTEVEQLSRSKDQLHLLQSVQSLKAAPPTKDWTEVSVHTSSYKGTVVKAVAQLEETLSKEMKKLVAEAELKRVQQYAVDVTLDPDTAHPCLILSDDGKQVNDNDVWKNLPNNPERFSGCACVLGKQSFSSGRFYFEVQEKGKTDWNVGVARESINRKGVISLSPEDGYWTICLRNGNEYKAATSPPVSLSLKSRPQKVGVFVDYEDGVVSFYDVDAAALIYSFTGCCFTEKLFPYFSPERNNGGKNSAPLIISPVGVN
- the LOC119485923 gene encoding E3 ubiquitin-protein ligase TRIM39-like: MAAASNLQSEDQFLCSICLDVFTDPVTIPCGHNFCKNCINEHWNTSDRYLCPMCKKVFNTRPELHVNTFISEMVVQFRQSAQQKTSSSSSEQEVSKPGEVPCDVCTGTKLKALKSCLVCLASYCETHLEPHLTMSGLKRHQLIDPVENLEGRMCMKHDKPLELFCKTDQTCVCMLCHVLDHKMHDVVPLKEEYEGKTAELGKTEAEIQQMIQKRRLKIQEIKHSVDLSEENADREIAEGVQVFTALKESVERGQAYLIDTIKEKQKTTEKQAEAFIKELEQEISELTKRRTEVEQLSRSEDHLHLLQSVQSLKAAPPTKDWTEVSVRPSYEGTVVKAVAQLEETLSKEMKKLVAESELKRVQQYAVDVTLDPHTAHPKLILSYDGKQVNHGDVRKNLPDNPERFSDCACVLGKQSFSSGRFYFEVQVKGKTKWDLGVARESINRKGDISLTPEDGYWTIFLRNGNEYEALDVPSVSLSLKSRPQKVGVFVDYEEGLVSFYDVDAAALIYSFTGCCFTEKLFPYFSPYLHNGGKNSAPLIISPVGVN